In a single window of the Lolium rigidum isolate FL_2022 unplaced genomic scaffold, APGP_CSIRO_Lrig_0.1 contig_20234_1, whole genome shotgun sequence genome:
- the LOC124680567 gene encoding putative FBD-associated F-box protein At5g56820, whose product MEANNNNNSCQSQSQQLEDEDRLSMLTDDILLSILGRVSTRLAATTCVLSTRWRHLPWLLPEVDIDVKDFLSVTRPDPVEANDMEKAMVSLTKAARSFLADHQRGSTISSLHLKLYLINTFLCEVGPLICDAVDSRLLKELDLSVLDETDILDYCEEDMLQRAQEIDAFFSAYPSVPHCLTKLTLYNVGFDKLDMHHVLFDCCNQLKHLILIHSDSGANSLFKIDAPNSNLCVLNIYKCRFEIIEVICLPKLEKFLWSTWVSEYAPVTFGFVPSLGELELSCGSSYDQCEFKLSELLHGVTGLHTLTLDFQGENLWLQPEIEGLFTAFNKLRKLSIRGIFVEFDILWTMAFLVAAPSIEILHIEVWEHSCDIGDTRLDSYPERRTPQWEMRLGGSENRLLKNLEFTGFKSLEQQFTFIRCVLERSPNMQKIVLRGDEQCKYCDALEESPRPSKFPKNKVEQEMVVKQIRHGTFSPEIIFKE is encoded by the exons ATGGAGGCCAACAACAATAATAACAGCTGCCAGAGCCAGAGCCAA CAACTGGAGGATGAAGATAGGCTCAGCATGCTGACTGATGATATTTTACTGTCTATCTTGGGGAGAGTCAGTACACGTCTGGCTGCAACGACATGTGTGCTCTCTACACGGTGGAGGCATTTGCCTTGGTTGCTGCCTGAAGTAGACATCGATGTCAAGGATTTCCTATCTGTTACACGCCCTGACCCTGTCGAGGCAAATGATATGGAGAAAGCTATGGTGTCTTTGACCAAAGCAGCCAGGAGTTTCTTGGCTGATCATCAGAGAGGATCCACCATCTCAAGTCTGCATCTTAAGCTCTATTTAATCAACACTTTCTTGTGCGAAGTTGGCCCGCTAATATGTGACGCAGTCGACAGCCGTTTGCTGAAAGAGTTGGATCTCTCCGTTCTTGACGAGACGGATATTTTGGACTATTGTGAGGAGGATATGCTGCAGCGAGCTCAAGAAATTGATGCTTTTTTCAGTGCCTACCCTAGTGTGCCCCACTGCCTCACAAAGCTCACTCTATATAATGTAGGCTTTGACAAATTGGACATGCATCATGTCTTGTTTGACTGCTGCAACCAACTGAAGCATCTAATACTTATACATTCTGATAGTGGTGCCAACTCCCTCTTTAAGATTGATGCACCAAACTCAAACCTCTGTGTTCTAAATATCTACAAGTGTCGCTTTGAGATAATTGAGGTTATCTGCCTTCCGAAATTAGAGAAGTTCTTATGGAGTACTTGGGTATCTGAGTATGCCCCAGTAACCTTTGGTTTTGTTCCATCTCTTGGGGAATTAGAACTCTCATGTGGTTCATCATATGATCAATGTGAATTTAAATTAAGCGAGCTTCTACATGGAGTAACAGGCCTACATACTCTCACACTGGATTTCCAAGGAGAAAAT CTTTGGTTGCAACCTGAGATTGAGGGACtcttcaccgctttcaacaagCTAAGGAAGCTGTCAATACGTGGTATCTTTGTTGAATTTGACATTTTATGGACGATGGCCTTTCTTGTCGCAGCACCATCTATCGAAATATTACATATCGAG GTATGGGAACATTCATGCGATATAGGCGATACCAGACTCGACTCCTACCCAGAGAGAAGGACACCTCAGTGGGAAATGCGACTCGGCGGCTCCGAGAACAGGCTTCTGAAGAATCTGGAATTCACTGGCTTTAAATCACTAGAGCAGCAGTTTACATTCATAAGATGTGTGTTGGAGCGATCTCCCAACATGCAGAAGATAGTTTTGAGAGGAGATGAGCAATGCAAGTACTGTGACGCCCTTGAGGAATCACCTCGTCCTTCGAAATTTCCAAAGAATAAAGTTGAGCAAGAAATGGTGGTTAAGCAAATTAGACATGGCACATTCTCGCCAGAGATAATTTTTAAAGAATGA